The genomic window TATGGACCTGGTGATCCTCACCAAACCTACGGTACTGTCCACTGGGTCCCAGCTATTGTAGTGTAACCAGAAGGCAGAGGTCCCCAACAGGCCGCCCGTGGCTCCGTACTTCAGCATACGAGCAGCCAACATTTTCCTTTCACAGCTCTTCCTCCAGCGCGCTCCGCACGTGTGtagacaattttttttgttacgAAAGACCGCGACCTGACTGTTATACAACTTAGGTCAGCGTTGTCGCCTCCTTGACAATATTCAACCCCAGTCAACAATACAAGATAGCTTTGTTAGCACCCATACCTTGTGTTACGTTTGCTGAGCCATCTGGGCGGGATAGTAAGTTCTGTTCACATCCAATAGACCTCAACAATGTGTCCTCTGCAGCCATGTTTCCTTTAGCCGGTTGTTGGGTCACAATCTGAACCGGAAGTGGACGTTTACATTTTGTGAGAGGGGGTTATCTGGCTTGCTTTGAGTATTGAAAATGTAAAGGAAAAATGGATTAAAATCTGAAATATTCATCTATTATTTCTGTATATGAAAAGTCAACCTTTAAACTTTACATCAAGATTTTGAAAAGCTGAGAAAAGTACCCTCCTGCATGCTGGATGAAATGCAAACGATTACATTTGATGACAGGGAAACTTATTGATCTTAAAATTTTAGTCCATGATTTAGCAAATATCTAAGATCGTTAAAAGTATAATAGTTATATTTTATATCTGTATAATACAAGTTCTCATTTCATAGTTTCGTTATTAAAAGTTATATCTAACATGTTTAAAGAAAGTAAtacaaatctaacaccctccTGTACAGAAATAGTATATTCCTCGCAAGTGCCAGAAAAACGTCCCACCttgccaagatggcggcgatgaGGTGTTTGTTAGAAGTGCGCGGCTTATTGCAGCATGCTTTTTACCGTAATGCTGCGTCGTTCGCCGTCAGAAATGTGCATGCTGGTCCCGACAAGACACCGAGACAAGACAGGGTAAGTGTCAGCCCCTCTTGTGTCCGCTAACTTTCTTTTTTGGTCCATTTGTCGTGGGGGACGTAAAGAAACTGTTGCCATATTTTTGTCTGCGCTGCGTCATGTTATTGTCGGCCCTTTTCCAACTCGGCCTAGTCAACTCAGCctaacaccctggtcaactcggcccaaccaCCTGATCAACTATAAGACAGAATTGTAGGAACACACCAGGcttgtattgttgattttagttCACGCTTGTTACTGACGTATTAGCCGTTATCCTCTTGTGGACAGAACTAGCAGTACATAATTTTACCTTTGACCCCATAATTCGTCACATGTGACCTCTTTATTCgttataatttctaaacatctatgtgattatttaacttttagaaatatttacaaaaaatggtagaaaatagttaacaatggtagaatggtgattacccccataaaagtaggtgctaatctggcccttctgtctgcctttgtacatctttagacttcactgcaggacactgttgggtcctttgtggaaagcattcttccctaaacttcataaggatgtgtgaattactttcttcccagccctctgacctatttatagagatgttacaaataatggtagaaaatggtaagattcactaagaaattgtaaataattgtaaataatggtagaatgctgtaccattatttagaaaccattgtaaatatcatattctacatcatgaatatttcttaagttgtagaagacttaagaaatattcataaagttgaaatcacattcaaaatatttcaaaactatcaaatctcttacacaaataataacaataacttgaaaatagttctaaattatgacaataacaaccctcgcggtgacttggaatggaagtcctaagcggattctactgtaataTGCAAAGTTGATCAGgttgttgggccgagttgatcAGAGTGTTTACCAGCCTGAGTGTTTACGTttggccgagttgaccagggttgGGCCGAGTTGGACATTCATGTTCATGTACAGAACATATATTGACATTTTCCAATGCTGGCCGCCACGACTGTTGTATgggctacatttgtatatacaagacagcaagtaaaagtaagccctgcaacagtcgccaTGGCTAGTATGTCCAGTggcaaaggtgaaggcccctaaaaCGTACATGTGTGAACAAAACCAGCACTTTGTAGCAAGTGGCcttggccttgaccctagattaTCTAGTAGACAGTGGCATGGGTCAAATTTTGCCAATGACCCCTAGGACCCTACCGGCTTTGCTTATAAGTGGCGTGGTTGATaagggtgtcccaccgcagatcgtcAGTTACTTTTTCGCCAAAGATGTCTGTAAGATGGAATATTGagcttaacggtgcacaccccagttcttccgcaaCCGGGGTCCGTGGTAGTACGCAACAagaaagtgacgaaagggtttcgaggggctgggtttgagttcacatttcttacAATGTGCTTcaaactgatattagatactagcatggctgaaaagcgtatgaattggtgtgttttgggtgaaaatcgCGTTTCGATCCAAGCCGtatttccggatatccatccgcgttgatagtgaaatgtcccttggccagAGATAGACCTTGCAttctgtgggtgatgttgaCATGCCTTGCGctgtggatgattaaagaaagtcaagtactagaattttctttataattggctcgattatacgctaggtttttctctttctgacaacatcagtcgtttctaccacGAAATTTTTTCTACGAGGTTCATCCTACGTGAAAAGGCCAAAATTtgcccatcatttttgacgtgaaaattatgtttttttcttctgatttaccaaaattagagaggttgaagaaacaaaactcagttggtcttgtagtGGAAGGAATAGGCTTTCACCctatacacagttgatttacttcggagtaattccctggaagagacagtacctagacttgagggtgcgcagcctccaattgaaaccccaaataaactggtgGCAATTGCAAAGTGGGTTACTTATGATCATCATACTGTAGTTGTTTGAGGGGGCCAagtgaaaataatataacttaCGTGACTGAACCCCCCTGTCAAGTTCAGATTTGTCTGACCCAACTCCCTGTCCAGTCCAGATTTGTTTGACCAAACCCCCCCTGTCCAGTCCAAATTATATACAAATCCTGTATtctaaactaaaaaaaagttcatggtcattttttttttcagcaaatgAGTTCCCAGACCCTGGATCTAGAAGAAGACAAGCCCCAGTTTCCCGGCTCCAGGTCGGAGTTCACCAAGAAGCTGGAGTTTATCACCCCTGATGTTTACAATGGCATTCCTGTATACAGAGTACTGGACAGACAAGGGAAGATCATAGAGGCTGACCAGGACCCAAAGGTGTGTTCTAGCTTTCTTGGTCAAAAGGTCAAATCTCGATAGTTGTTGCTAACCTGACTTCAAAGGGTTATGGTTCTTCGGAGGggaccacacttatcgataagagtatgGGTATGACTCAATATGATAATATCAGTCCAGTTTTACACAGATATACTTGATggactgaaatgcaaataaaaagaGTGGTGCAGGTATTTTTAAAGACTACCTGTATTGGTGCAGGTATGAAGAagaaagtactgtaattcttctttctttcactgtaactttatgttcactgttttcacagtcaactctgtaccgtgaacttgtCATCCCCGTGAAAAAAACTTGTtatatttatgattccttcacacgtcCGTTCTATAATTATAAATCACGTgctgccactgtgaagttaaagttcagtgaaaatgtctattttccttacaccgtgaaattttgctaccgtgaagataaagtcaattacagtatttcaagcTCTGTATGAACAAgctttttccttttatttcaacTCTCCTGATTTTAAATCTCCAGCTGTCTAAGGAAGCAGTTTACGACATGTACCACAAGATGACTCTGTTGAACACTATGGACCGTATCCTGTATGAGTCCCAGAGACAAGGGAGGATCTCCTTCTACATGACCAACTATGGGGAGGAGGCCACCCACATGGGTAGCGCCGCAGCTCTCAACCCCGGGGATGTTGTGTTTGGACAGTACAGGGAagcaggtatgtacatgtagctgaaccATCCTTTTGGTCACTCCAATTCGTTTTGTTCTCAGACATTTATAAGTAGCCTTTACTAGGCTACAGAATGTGACAGAATGTGCCACTTCTCTGCCTGCCAGGTGTCTTGATGTACAGAGGGTTCACTCTAGACCAGTTCATGAACCAGTGCTACGGTAACAATGAGGACGTGGGGAGGGGCCGGCAGATGCCTGTTCATTACGGGTCCAAGGAGCTGAACTTTGTCACTATCTCATCACCACTAGGAACCCAGATGCCCCAAGGTAAACACACATTTTTAGGAGGAAAATAGTTTGTACATGATTATGTTACTAGTAGTGAATATaagtcatccaggaaattgaagaatacaTTGATTTCAATCTTTATGTATGTCGCTACGTTCCATAAGTCTTAGGTAAACATTTATTTTCGATCACTGATGAAGAAGTGAGCAGAAGTGAGCAATGTTTGTCTTCATTTTCAGTGCTGAATTAAATCATTaagaacccaagttcatgcatagagctgtcgtctgaatgaaacaGGGATTTGTGTACAATTAACCAACTTTTGCACCACCAAAAAAATTTGGCAATAAACATGTGCAAGCCTGGCTACATTCGATGCAAGGTCACTGCGTAGTCAAGACATAAAACATACTCAACAATCGTCATGCAAACTTAGTAATGTACTTGTTTTAAATTTACACATGATAGAGGGATCATGAGGCATAAAGCTAGACAAATAccaaaaacgtgggtcttggaGAGTTTATGTCAGGATTAAACTGACTGGTTATGCCTTCTTGATTCAACTTGCAGTTTGTGGGAACTGATTCTCAGTTTAGTGATGACGATTCTGTGTCTAATAAGTGTTTTAATGATATAATATAAGTATGATTGGTAGAAAAATGACATAAATGTCACTGACCAAAATCAACTTTCCAAACTTTCTGTGTTAGGCATATTATGAGATATTTTTCCTTGTGTGTTCTCTAGCATCTGGAGCAGCATATGCACTCAAGAGGTCAGGAAAGAGACTGTGTGTGATCTGTTACTTTGGAGATGGAGCTGCTAGTGAGGGCGACGCCCATGCAGCCTTCAACTTTGCTGCAACTCTAGAATGTCCCATCATCTTCTTCTGGTGGGCATGTGATACAATGACTCACACAAGTTGTTTACTATTCATTACAAAACACATCTCTGAGTTAGAGCAGTGAACAGTAACAAAGTTTAgttacaggtacatttgtataatttagtaGACtgttttaggtacaggtctggacctgaggTATATTAATGataaaacaaagacaaaaaggGACCCCTTGTTGCCCTGTAAAATTTGCAAAAATACTTACTATATGGAATCCTTGTCAGCGCTATTGAATA from Branchiostoma lanceolatum isolate klBraLanc5 chromosome 4, klBraLanc5.hap2, whole genome shotgun sequence includes these protein-coding regions:
- the LOC136432261 gene encoding 2-oxoisovalerate dehydrogenase subunit alpha, mitochondrial-like, with the protein product MAAMRCLLEVRGLLQHAFYRNAASFAVRNVHAGPDKTPRQDRQMSSQTLDLEEDKPQFPGSRSEFTKKLEFITPDVYNGIPVYRVLDRQGKIIEADQDPKLSKEAVYDMYHKMTLLNTMDRILYESQRQGRISFYMTNYGEEATHMGSAAALNPGDVVFGQYREAGVLMYRGFTLDQFMNQCYGNNEDVGRGRQMPVHYGSKELNFVTISSPLGTQMPQASGAAYALKRSGKRLCVICYFGDGAASEGDAHAAFNFAATLECPIIFFCRNNGYAISTPTSEQYRGDGIAARGPSYGMATLRVDGNDAFAVYNAVKAARELAVNENRPVLIEAMTYRIGHHSTSDDSTAYRSVDEVNYWDKQDHPIGRLRHYMVSQGWWDMEKEKAWMKQARNEVMQAFQRAEKKKKPPPSELFCDTYKEMPPHLQQQREQMRKHVAQYPDNYPLDNFEKDRD